The following is a genomic window from Synechococcus sp. JA-2-3B'a(2-13).
TCTACCGGGATCCGCAAGGGATCCCAGCCGGCGAACCCTTCAACCTCAATGCCAGTCCTGGGGCTGAGCAATGGCCTTTTCATGAATCCTTCCTCTTGCAGACTGAGCAGGGGATCCGGTTGGCCGATCTGCACCTGCTTGACTGCCATCCTCGCCAACTGAGTTCCTTTGAACGGGAACAGATTGACCTCGTTGCCCTCAGCCTGAAGCACATTCTTCTCCAAGCCCAGGAGCATCGGCAAACCCTCGAGCAGCTCCAATCCCAACTGCAAGACAGCCGCAGCACTGCTGCCCGCTACCAGCAGATCTTCGAGAACGCCGTCGAAGGCATTTTTCAAACCACCCTAGAGGGCAAATACCTGGTTGCCAACCCGGCCTTGGCCCATATTTTCGGCTACGAATCCCCTGAGGATTTGATGCACAACGTCTCCGATATTGGCACCCAAATCTATAGCGATCCGGAGCAACGAGCCGAATTCATCCAGCGCATGCTGAGAGAAGGTCAAGTTGTGAATTTTGAACACCAAGTCTGCTGCAAGGATGGCAGGCTAATTTGGATTTCTTTAAATGCCCGTACCATCTACAGCGACCAGGGGGATCCCCTCTATTTTGAAGGATTTGTTACCGACATCACAGCATCCCGTCAACTGAAAGAACGACAACAACAATTGGAAGAAGCCCGCCGAGAGAGCGAGCATCGTTTTCTGCAACTGGTAGAGAATACGCAACAACTGTTTTGGATTACAACGGTCTACAGCAAAGAGCTGATCTACGTCAGCCCAGCCTGTGAAGCCATTTGGGGCCGCTCCGCCGAAGAGGCCTACGCCAACCCCCAAGCCTGGATCCGCCAGATCCACCCCGACGACCGCTGGTTGTTCCCCACCATCCTCAAAGCCCAATCGGAGGGCAAATCCACCGATGTTGTCTTCCGCATTTATCACACTGATGGCCGCCTGATTTGGCTGCGAGAACGCACCTTTCCCATCGCCGACAAAGAGGGCAAAATCTATCGGGTGGCAGGGATCGTCGAAGACATCACTGAGTCCAAGCAACTGGAAGCCGAACGGCGTCGTATAGAGCAAGCCTGGCAACAAAGCGCCAACCATTTTCGGCAGATTTTTGAGCTGGCCCCCAATGGAATTGCCCTTGTGGACTTGCAGGGGCGGTTTATCCAGGTCAACGATGCCTTTGCCCAGATTGTCGGCTACACCCCCGAAGAATTGAAGCATCGGCAACAACTGGACATTCTCCACCCCGAAGATGTCAACCCACTGCTGGAGGCCAATGAGGCTTTGCTGGCAGGGAAGGTCTCTGTCAGCCAGCGCCAGATTCGCTACACCCACCGTTCCGGCCAGGTTGTTCATGTGCTGTTTCAGGCCACCCTGCTCACCGACGAGGAAGGACAGCCCACCCAGTTTCTCAACCAGGTGATCGACATCAGCGCCCGCGTGGAGGCAGAAATTGCCCTCAAAGAAAGTGAAGAACGCTTCCGCCAATCCTTTGAATGGGCCCCCATTGCCAAGGCCATGACCCACGTGGATGGCACCTATTTGCAAATCAACGCCGCTTTTACCGAAACCCTGGGCTACACCCTGGAGGATCTCAAAGGGAAAACCGTCCTCGACATCACCCATCCCGACGACATCGCCACCACTCTGGAAAACAGCAACCGCCTGCTGGCCGGCCAGGTGCATCAGTGCGAACAGGAACAACGCTACATCCACAAGAACGGCCAAATAGTCTATGCCATTCTTCGCATCACCCTGGTGCGCACGGCCCAAGGGGATCCCAGCTACTTTCTAAGCCAGATTTTGGACATTACCGAGCGCAAGCAAGCCGAGGCAGCCCTTCGCCAAAGTGAGCTGAGTTTACGGGGCATCTTCCAGCAGTCAGCCCTGGGCATTTCCATCGTCGATCATCGGGGCCATTACCTAAAAGTGAACCCCGCTCTGGAAGAGATCTTGGGCTATAGCGCTGCCGAACTGACCCACATGAGCTTCTGCGACCTCACCCATCCCGAGGACATTCAGGAAGATTGGCAACTCTTCCAGGAGGTTTTGAACGGCCAACGGGATCGCTACCACCTGGAAAAACGCTACATCCACCGCAGCGGAAAGGTGGTTTGGTGCCGCCTGGCAGTCTCTGCAGTCCGGGATCCCGAGGGCAAAAACCTCTTCATCATCGGCATTTGCGAAGACATTACCGAAGAAAAACGGGCAAAGCTGCAGATCCAAGCTGCCCTTCAGGAAAAAGAAGTCCTGCTGCGGGAGATTCACCACCGCGTCAAAAACAACCTGCAAATCATCTCCAGCCTGCTGCGGCTCCAAGCTGACCAAATCAAAAGCCGCAAGTACGCCCGCGTTTTTAAGGATGCCGGCAGCCGTATTCAAGCCATGTCTTTGATCCACGAAGGTTTGTACCAATCCAACAATCTGGCCGCTGTGGATCTCAAGCAGTACCTACACAATTTGATCTCCAACCTCTTTCACTCTTACGGGGTAAACCCCGAGAGCATTCGCGCCAACATCCGCGCCGAAGGGATCCGCCTCAACCTGGACGATGCGGTCTTGTGTGGCCTGATCATCAACGAGTTGGTGACCAACAGCCTCAAGTATGCCTTCCCGAAGGGCCGCAGCGGGGAGATAGAGATTCATTTCAGCCAAACCCGCAAATATACTCAGTTGCGAGTCTCCGACAATGGCGTTGGCTTGCCCCCGAACTTTGACTTCAAGGAAACTCAATCTCTGGGTTTACAACTGGTTGCAACCCTCACCGATCAGCTACAGGGCAAGATACAATTGAGAAGCAAACCGGGTACCACCTTCATCATTACCTTTCCGAGGAGCGAGCCTTGAAGAGAGTTCCACCCCTTGTCAAAGGCAGTATCCTGGTCGTCGAAGACGAGAAGATCATCGCCAAGGACATTGCCAACGTTCTGAAAAAATTCGGCTACGCTGTGCCCGCCATTGCTTCTTCCGGGGAAGAAGCGATCCGAAGGCTGGAAGAGATGCCGGTGGACTTGGTCTTGATGGATATCGTCCTAAAAGGCGATATCGATGGCATAGAAGCCGCCAAGCGGATCACCGAGCGCTTCAACATTCCGGTGGTGCATCTGACGGCCTACGCCGATGAGGACACGCTCTCCCGCGTCAAGGAGACCCGGCCCTTCGGCTACATCATCAAGCCTTTCAAAGAGCGGGAACTCTACACCACCATTGAAATTGCCCTGCACAACCACCGCCAGAGCCTTGAGAACCGCAAGCTGGAAGAGAAAAGAATCGAGGAGCTGCGGCAAAAACTGCAGCAGTTGCAGCAGTTCACGGACGTGAAGGGCACTCTGTTCAAGAAATTCTTGCAGGATCTGAGCGAGCCCCTCTCGAACCTCAGCTTTGCCTTGGGTCTGCTCAAGGATGCCGAGTCGGAGCAGAAGCGGGAGCACTATCTGCAGGTGCTGGAGGATGAGTTTCGCCGTGAGCTGGAGCTGATCCACCAAACCTCTAACCTGGAAAATCTTTTAAACCTGGAAAATGTTGGCCTGTTGAGCCAGTTCAGCCTGCTGCGTCCCCAGGAGCCCAGCCGTAGTCACCGGTTGGAGCAGGAAGCACCCACCCCTGCAACCACGCCCTCCCAGGAGTCGGCAGGCTCTGCCCCCGCACCCAGCCCCACTGCCGCCACAGCGCCACGGGCACCGCTGCGCCCCCTCAACCAGACTCAGTTGGCGGAACGGTTGGGGGTGGTGGTTTCCGCCATTACCTATTGGAAATTCAAAACCGGGTTTCCGGAGTGGAGCCGCAGCCGGGATCCCGAGGGCATTTCTTGGCGCTATTCCCCCGATTCCAAGCGCTTTTCACCCGTGCCCTAGCTAGCGTTGCACCACTTCCACCCGCACAGGCGCCAGCCCTGAGCGCACCATCCCCAACACCTCTGCCGCTCGCAGGGAGAGGTCGATGATCCGACCGGGGATAAAAGGGCCGCGATCGTTGATGCGCACGACAGCCTGGCGTCCGTTTTTCAGGTTGGTCACCCGTACCTCGGTGCCAAAGGGCAGGGTGGGGTGGGCAGCCGTCATCTCATGGCGGGTTGGGTGCAGGTCATACCAAGAAGCAATGCCCTCTTGCACAGGCCCAACCACGCGGACAGGGGCGGGTTCCTGTTGAGGGGCTGTTTTCGGCTTGGAACCTGCAACAGCGGCTTTGGCGGTCAGAGCAGCCGGTTGAGGCAGGGCCGGAGCTGAAATGGGCGGGGCATCGAGCAGCAGACGGCGCAGACGATTGGCAGCCAAAACAGCCACATCCACCGGGCGCTGGTTATCGATCAACAGCACTCCAGCGTCGATGCGCAGCAATTCCTCGCTGTTGGCCCGAATGGTATAGAGAGGAACACCCAGGCCTTGTTCGGCCAATTCCAGATCTGCCCAACCTAAGGTGATGGTGGTGTCTTTCAGGGATCCCTGGGCCATTTGGTTGAGCTGGGCCACAAGGGTGCTGGCCCGCATCAGCGGTGGTTCTAGCCCAGGGTGCTCGACAAAACTGACAATGGGCAGATCCCGCACATAGACAGTAACCACCTGTTGCCCGTCCATCTGATAGTCGTAGAGGGTGGAGATGGGCTGGCTGGTTTGCTGCCGTTGCTCGCCGATCTTGAGAATGGGATCCTCTTCCAGGCGGTGCGGGATTGCCTGGCGAGTTCGGTTCAAAGAAGGATCCAAGTTCAGGGTACCCAGTTTGGCAGGGGCAAGACCCTCGTGGCCGGAGATAGGGGTTTGGGGAATTCTCGGCAGCGTTCTGACTGGGGCTGCGGCAGCAGGGAGGGGTTGGGAAGGGGTGGCCGGGGGGGGCAATTTGGATGCAGGTGACAGCTCTGCTGCTCGGGTGTTGGGGGATCCGGTTCGCGTCGAGGCTTGTGCTCGCGAAGTCAAGCCGCCCAACATGCCTGCCGGCAAGCCCAAAGCCGTGACACAGAGACAGCTGACCAAGCCCATTTTGCGGGCGGGATCCAGTCCCTGTCCAAGCTGTTTCCAATTTCGCATGAGGCCGCGCTCCTCTCCAATCCTGTACAACTTCCAAGGCGACGGTTAAAACAGAAGTTAATGTACCATAGGTTTCTGAGTTGACCCGTTTGTACGGTCGGACACAGGAGCTCAAGTCTTGATAGCATAAGGGGTTTCGGCATCTTGGACTACCGCTCAGCAGGGGTTGACATCGATCTGGGCCAGGCCTTTGTCAGGGGGATCCGCGAGCGCGTTGAACGGATTCAAGTTCCGTCTTCAGGTTCTTCAGAAACCTTGGGTGGCATCGGCGGCTTTGCCGGCCTGTTTGAGCTGCCGACAGGGTATCAAGCGCCGGTGTTGGTGGCGGGCACCGATGGGGTGGGGACAAAGCTGGACATTGCCCAGCAGTGGGGTCAGCACCAGGGGGTGGGCGTCGATCTGGTGGCGATGTGTGCCAACGATGTGCTGACGGTGGGGGCCCGGCCGCTGTTTTTCTTGGACTATGTGGCCACTGGCAAGCTGGAGCCAGAAGCCCTGTGGCAGGTGATCGATGGCATCTTGGCGGGCTGCCAGGAAGCGGGCTGCCAACTGCTGGGCGGGGAAACGGCGGAGATGCCGGGGTTTTATCCCCCTGGGAAGTACGACCTGGCCGGGTTTTGTATCGGAATTGTGGAAAAAACGGCCATTCTGGATGGGTCGCGGGTACAGCTTGGGGATCGGTTGTTGGCTTTGCCCAGCAGCGGCCTACACAGCAACGGCTACAGCTTGGTGCGGCGGATTGTGGCCGACCGGGGTTGGCGCTGGGATCACCGGCCACCCGGCTGGGATCGGCCTTTGGCGGAAGTATTCCTCACCCCCACCCGCATCTACGTGCAGGCGGTGCAGCGGCTGCAGGCAGCAGGGATCGCCATCCACGGCATGGCCCACATCACTGGCGGCGGGATCCCGGAAAACTTGCCCCGCTGTTTGGCCCCGAACCAAGCGGCGCGGCTGCAGCCCCATAGCTGGCCCATCCCACAGGAGTTTCTCTGGCTCCAAGAACAGGGCCAGGTGGAGACCTTGGAGATGTTCCGCACCTTCAACCTGGGGGTGGGCTATGTGCTGGTGATCCCCCCTGAGGCAGAAAATCAGGTGAGATCCCTGCTCCCCGAAGCCTTCCCCATTGGGGAGGTGGTGGCGGCCTGTCCAGGGGAAAGCCGCGTTCTGGGACTGGAACAGTGGGGATCCCTCACAAGCCCTGCCGACTAGCCAACCGATGGATCCCCACCAAAAGGGGGAAAGGGATCCCAGTTCCCTCGACTCATCCTCGCCGTCGCTATGCTAAGTTGGCATGTGGCCTCAGCGCTGTTGCCCGCCTTCTTGCCCGAGCCTGCTTCCCGACATTTGTCCTCTTTGGGAATAGGGGTAACTCGGCCTTGGACCGTTTGCTAATCGCTGCTGACCCTCTAGGTTAGGAGTTGCTGATGACAGGTTTACCCACTGCTCGTGCAACCGCGGGTGCCATCGAAGTTGAGCATCTGAGCAAAACCTACGGCAGCTTCACTGCCATCCGCGATGTTTCCTTCCAGGTGAACGCCGGCGAGATCATGGGTTTTTTGGGGCCGAACGGAGCCGGCAAGACCACATCCATGCGCATTTTGGCGGGGTATCTGCCTGCCAGCGAGGGGACGGCGCGGGTGGCCGGGTTTGATGTTCACGAAAACTCGATGGCGGTGCGGCAGCGCATTGGCTATCTGCCGGAAAACCCACCCCTCTACCCCGACATGACGGTGGAGGCGTACCTGCACTTTGTGGCCCAGATCAAGCGGGTCAGCGCTGGCGATCGGCCCAGGCGGGTGGACGAGGCGATCCGGCGGTGCAGCCTGGAAGAAAAGCGCCACACCCTCATCCGCAAGCTCTCCAAGGGGTTTAAGCAGCGGGTGGGCATCGCCCAAGCTCTGGTTCACGACCCGCCGGTGATCATCCTGGATGAGCCCACCATTGGGCTGGATCCCAAGCAGATTATCGAGGTGCGCAAGCTCATCAAGAGCCTGGCGGGGGAGCACACCATCATCCTCTCCACCCACATCCTGCCCGAGGTGAGCATGACCTGCGACCGAGTGGTGATCATCAACCGCGGCCAGGTGGCGGCCATTGGCACGCCTGCCGAGCTGACAGCCCAGCTCCAGGATCGGCAGCAGGCAAAGCTGGTGGTGGGGGCAACCGAGGCAATGGCCATCCGGACGGCCCTGCAGCCTTTGCCCCAAGTGGAGGTGGTGAGCCTACAGCCCTTGGCGGCGGATCTCTCCCGCTGGCAGGTGCAGCTCAAGAGCAACGCTGCCGCGGACGGCTGGATCCCGGAGGTGGCCAGGGTGCTGGTGCAGGCAGGGATCGACCTCTACGAGATAGGCCGCCCGCAGGCTTCTTTGGAAGAGATTTTCCTGCAGCTCACTACGCAAGAGGGATCCGAGGGCCTACTGGAGGAAGCGGCATGAACGGAGTGGTTGCCATTTTTCGCAAAGAGCTGCGCGGCTACTTCACCTCCCCCATTGCCTATGTGGTGGCCGCGGTGTTTTGGGGACTGGCGGGGTTTTTCTTCTTTAATATTCTGGTGCGGGTGATCAGCTTTTCTCAGCAGGTGGATCTTTTCGCCCAGTTCGGCCAGGAGAACAATTTCGACGCGGCCACCATCCTGTCGCAGCAGTTTCTCAACCTCTTGGGCACCCTCTCCTTATTTCTATTGCCCATCTTCACCATGAGCTCCTATGCCGAGGAGCGGCGGCGAGGCACGATGGAGCTGCTGGCTACTTCTCCCATCACCAACTTGGAGGTGGCCCTGGGCAAATGGTTGGCGGTCTGGGTGTTTTTCATCACGCTGCTGCTGCCGCCGCTGGTCTACCATGTGCTGGTGCTGAGCAGCGCCAACCCGGCAGTGGACTACCGCCTGACCCTGATGGGTTATGTGGGCCTAACCCTGCTGGCGGGTAGCGTTATGGCCTTGGGGTTGTTTATCTCTTCTCTGACAGACAGCACCCTCATCGCAGCAGTGGCCACCTTTGGCTTGATTTTGTTGCTCTGGGTGATCGACGCGGCAGCCGGCCAGGAGGAAAACTGGATTGCTGCAACGCTGCGGCATGTGTCTTTGCTGCAGCAATATAGCAACTGGGTGCAAGGGATCCTCAGCAGCAGCAGCCTCATTCTTTTCTTGAGCATCATCGTCCTGGGGCTGTTTGCCACGGTGCAATCGGTGGAAAGCCTGCGCTGGCAACAGAGCTGAGGTCAGATGGGAGGAGTGCGGTGTTCGCGGCAGCGGTGCGGAGCATTATGAAGGACTGGCGCGCGTTAAAGGACTGGACAGGGATCCTGGGCATTGGCGTCATCGCCATCGGCCTGGTGGTGGGATCCGCCTTTACCGGTTGGACGGCTGTGCCCCTGAGCATGCTGGCAACAGGTTTGGCCCTGCTGGTGGTTTGGGGCATCACCCACCGGCAGGAGGTGGGGGTCTTCCTCGGTCTGCGTTCCACCCAGACCAACGCCAACATCCTGGTGGCGGTGGCGGCGATGGCCGTCATTCTAGTGCTGGTGAATGTGGTGGCGGTGCGCTACGACCTGCGGCTGGATCTCACCGAGGAGGGCCTGTTTACCCTGTCGCCCCAAACCCGGCAATTGGTGCAGGGATTGGTGCAGCCGGTCAAAGTTTGGGTGGTCACCACTGCGCCGGATCCCAACTTGCGGGAACAACTGGAGCGCTATCGCCGCCTCAACCCCAACCGCTTCCAGTTTGAGTTTGTGGATCCCAACCGGGATCCCTTGACCATTCAGCGGCTGCAGGTGACCCAGAACAACACCCTGGTGGTGGAGGCCGGAGAAAGCCGGCAACAACTGCCTCAGCCCCCTGCCCCTGATCTGGAGAGCAAACTGACCCCCGTCCTGTCCAAAGTGGTCAACCGAGGGGAGTTGCTGGCCTATTTCGTGCAAGGGCATGGGGAAGTGGGGCTGGAAGCGAGGGAAGGCGCCCCAACTCTGGCTCAGGCGGCGGCAGCCCTGGGCCAGGAAGGCTATCGGGTAGAGCCCCTCAACTTGGTGCAAGCGGAGATCCCAGAGGATGCGAATGTCCTGGTGCTGGCGGGGCCACAGCGGGCTTTGTTCCCCGGCGAGGTGGAGAAACTGCAGGATTATCTGGCGAAAGGCGGACGGCTGCTGTTGTTGATTGGGCCACGGGTGGATGCCGGCCTGGATCCCTTGCTGGAAGAGTGGGGCGTGGTCTTGGGGGATGACATCCTCATTGAGGTGAGCAGCGTCAGCCAACTGTTGGGGACAGGGCCGGCGGTTGCCCTGGTTACTACCTACGGGGATCACCCCATCACCGCCCCCTTGGCGGCCCAGCGGCTAATGACCCTGTTCCCCCTGGCCCGCTCTGTGGAAACCGAAGCCCGCGAAGGGATCCAAGCCACGCCCTTGCTGCGCACCGGCCCGCAAAGCTGGGGGGAGACCAGTCCTGAGCTGGAACGTGGCCCCTTGCAATTCGATCCGGATCAGGACAAGCCCGGCCCCCTTACCCTGGGCGTTGCTTTAACCCGCCGTCTGGACACCGACCCAGAACAGGGCTCGGGATCCCGGCAGGAGGCCCGCCTGGTGGTGATCGGCAATGTCAACTTTGCCCTCAACGGCAACTTGCGGCAGCAGGGCAACCGGGATCTCTTCTTGAACACCCTCAACTGGCTGACTGAGCAAACGGAGCAGATCTCCATCCGCCCCAAATCCCTCACGGATCGCCGTCTCACCCTGACCGGTCAAAACTTCCGCTGGCTGGTGCTGGGATCGACGGTCCTTTTGCCCTTGGCGGCCCTGGGTTCCGGAGCTGCCCTGTGGTGGCAAAGACGGTAGAGCTGGAGGAAAGCAGGCATGTTCAAGCGAACCACCTGGATTCTCCTGGGTTTGGCGGTGGCCTGTTTGCTGGGCTACTTCCTCTTGGACAACATCCAGCAACTGCGTCAGGAGCAACAGGCGGAGCGAGCGCGGCTGTTCCATTTTGCCACCGATACCATTGCCCGCATTGAAATCCGCCAACAGAAAGAGGGGGAACCCGTTCGCGGCAGCGGTGCGGAGCACTTGGAAATCCTTTTGGAGCGCAATCCAGAAGAAGAGGGATCCCGCTGGCGGATTGTCAGTCCCATTCAGTCAGCGGCGCTGGACTTCCCCATTGAGCAGTTGCTCAACACCTTCTCCCGCCTCACTCCCCAAATCACCCTAGAGGGGGCCACCGACCTAGCCGCTTTTGGCCTGGATCAGCCGCGACACCAAATTGCCCTTTTCCCCAAAGAAGGGGATCCCTACCGCCTAGCCATCGGCAACGACAACTTCGACGGCTCTGGCTTCTACGCCCAGCCCGAAGGGGGACAGGTGGTGCTTCTAAGCAGTGCCCAGAAGGGATCCCTGTTGCCCTCTCTCTTGGCTTTGCGGGACAAGACTTTGCTTCAGTTTGATACAGCCGAGGTGAAAGCCCTGCAAGTGCAGTTGGCAGAGGCGGAGCCGGAAGTTGTTCGCCTGCAGCGGCAAGACGTTCGCGCCAGCGGTGCGGAGCACTTTACTTGGCAGATTGTCCAGCCCCGCGAGCTGCCTGCCGATGAGATCAACGTCAACCGCTTGCTCAATACTCTGGCCCGCCTGCAGGCCGTGGAGTTCCCCGCCGAGACCCAGACGGATCTAGCCCCCTATGGCTTGGAGCAGCCTTCCGCCCGGCTGACGGTAGAGCTGGAGGGCGGCAAAACCCTGAAGGTCGCTTTGGGATCGGAGAAAGATGGCCAGGTGTACGTCATCACCTCTGAGCACCCGGCAGTGGCCACCCTGCTCACCAGCACCGCCGATATTCTCCGCTCCGACTTGGAAGAGCTGCGGGATCACCGCATTGCCCGCCTCAACGCCAACCAAGTGGGCCAAGTCACCTTAGAATCCCAAGGGGAAAAGGTCACCCTCACCCCTCGGCCTTCAGAGAAGGGATCCTTGGAGCTGCGCTGGGAAAACCCGGAGCGACCGGGCCAGCCTGTGGATCTCGGCTCTCTGTTCTCCAGCCTAAATGCTGCCCGCGCCAAGGAGTTTGTGGAACAGGCCGACGCGGAAGCCCAAAGGGTGTTGTCTGAGCCCGACCTACGGCTGACCTTTGAGCCCAAACCCGACGCCGAGCAGGATCCCTTGGCCCTGAGCTTGGCCGCCTCTGGCTTGCGGGCCTATGTGCAAAGCAGCCGCCAGCCGGACATTGCCGTGATCGAGCTGAGCACCTTCAACAGCCTGGAAACCGAAGTGAATCGCCTCTTGGAAGGCCAGCCGGAGAGCAAGGACTCCGCCCCACTCACGCAACCGCCTTCCACCCCCTCGCCCCCGAGTTCCTAGAGCCTTAGCCAGCAGAGGTAGCTGTCTTCTCCTCCGCAGTTTGGGCTTCTTTTTTCAGGGCTTCCCCTTGTATCGTCAACACCGAGCAGGGGGCGCGGTGCAGCACGTAGTTGCTGACGCTGCCCAGAAACAGCTCGCTCAGGCCGGAGTGGCCGCGGCGGCCCACCACCACCAAGTCCGCATCCCAAGAGCGGGCCAGATCGCAGATGACCCGACCGGGGTTGCCGTAGTTGAGGGTGTACTCAGCGCGGATCCCGTGCTCAGCGGCTTTCTCCACCAGCGAGCGCAGGTAGTCCATCTGGTTTTGCTCGAAGATGGCACATTGCTCCCGGTAGGACTGCCACAGCTCGGCGCTGATGGTGGAGCTGTAATCTACCCCCAGGATCATCGGCGGCTCTGGGGCGCCCGGCTCTTCCTGAGACAGAACATGGAGAATCATCATCTGCGCCTGCATGGCCTTGGCCACTTGGACGGCCTTTTGAAATACTCCCTGGCTCAGCTCCGACCGATCCACTGCCACCAAAATCCTGCTGAACATATTGGCTTCCTCCAGATGGCTAACAGCGGGGCACAAGGCAGAAGCAGCGTGACTTCGGGGTTGACCTCTGACCCCTTTTCCCTCGACTCCAAGCTCCCCTCTGCTCTGCCCCACCTATCTGTGTTGTAGAAGATTTGGGCGAGAAAACCCCAGATATCTTGAACGAACTAGGCAGATTGGCAACGAAAGTTCAGAGATCTTGACACCGGTCAGAAGGCATCGCCTTGGGCTGCCCACTCCAACACCGCCTGCAGCGCCTCGGCCTGCTCTTGCCAGACTTGATCGAGGGGAGTGCCCCGCAGGATTTCCAGCGTTAGGGTTGGGATCCGCCGTTCCTGCCCTGCCCAAGTGCCCAGAGAACCAGGGGTAGGGTAGCCAATGTCGGCGGTAATGGGCAAGCCGTTGCAAGCGGCCATCACCTGGGCCAGCTCAAGGGCAGGGCCGTTGTAGTTCACGCAGGGGTGCGCCTGGCAGGAGTGGGCAGAAAGGATAAACTGGGGCTGAATCCGGGCCAAACTCGTCAACAACACTTGCGTTTCGGGCTCGGAGCCTGGGGCCGATCCGGGCGGATAGCGAGCTTCCAAAGAGGCCGGGATCCAATCTTGGGTGGGCAGATTGCGGTTGAGATCCACACCGTTGGCATTGAGCCGTTGCCCCAGGGCACAGCCATCCGGGTTCAAGCGAGGGATTGCCCATAGGGTCGCTTTCCCGGCCAGGGATCCCCATTTCCCAGAAGCCACATAGCGCTCGATCAGGGCATAGCCCTCCACCTCATCCCCATGTACCCCGCCGAGCAGCAGCAAGGAGCGGCTCCCTTGGGTGAGCTGCCAAAGGTGAATAGGACGTCCCTGCACCGAGTAGCCGATGACCTGCAGGGATCCCAAGGGTTCGCCAAGTTTTTGAGACATGGGGGATCCCGACAAATCTCACAACCTCTAGAACGGGATATCGTTGGGATCTGGTGGGGAAGGGACATCCCCTTCAGAGGATTCCCCAGTTGCCGGTTCACCCATCCCCGTCAGAGAGAGGACGCGAGCGGATCCCAGCTGATGGACACGGCGCGCGGTGATCTCGGCCAGCTTTTCCTTGCGCCCATCTCGCTCCACCACATTCATGTGCAGTTGGCCTTCCACTGTGATTTGGTCGCCCACATGGCAGGTGTCCACCACCCTTTTGGCCAGTTCTCCAAAAGAGGAAACGCGCACCCGGTAGGGCGGCTCATCCGGGCGCAAGCTGGGAAAGCCAATCACCAAGGACGCAACAGCTAAGTTATCAAGGGTGTAGCGCAGCTCTGGCTCAGACAGAACCTCGCCCATCAACACAATCGAGTTCATAACGGAGCCATCCAGGGATAAGGGGCAGCTCAGGGCACTTCCATCATGCCCGCAGGCCAGGATGCCGTCAAACCTAGCCGACGCGGAGAGTCATGTGGCGCAGCACACTCTCGTTGATGCGCAGGTTTTTCTCCCAGGCAGCCACCGCATTGGGTTCGGCTTCGTAGTTGAACTGGATGTACAGACCTTCCTTGAACTTTTTCATCTCAAACCCGGCAAAGCGGCGCTTGCCCCTATTGGTAATCTCCACGTGGGTTACTCCGTTCTCTCGCAGGATTGCCTCCTGACTGCTGAGCAGTTGTTCGAGGGGTTCATCTGACAGATCAGGACGCACAATCAGCATCGTTTCGTAAGCGCGGGGCATGGAAGCAAGTTCTCCTTAGAATCCAGTGGTAGAGACGCAGTGGACTATACTAGCTTTTCTTTCCCACAACCGAAAAGGCCGCGGCTCAATCCCCACACCTCCAT
Proteins encoded in this region:
- a CDS encoding PAS domain S-box protein yields the protein MKVPLVYLELAQPGSDPHSSSKGILYRDPQGIPAGEPFNLNASPGAEQWPFHESFLLQTEQGIRLADLHLLDCHPRQLSSFEREQIDLVALSLKHILLQAQEHRQTLEQLQSQLQDSRSTAARYQQIFENAVEGIFQTTLEGKYLVANPALAHIFGYESPEDLMHNVSDIGTQIYSDPEQRAEFIQRMLREGQVVNFEHQVCCKDGRLIWISLNARTIYSDQGDPLYFEGFVTDITASRQLKERQQQLEEARRESEHRFLQLVENTQQLFWITTVYSKELIYVSPACEAIWGRSAEEAYANPQAWIRQIHPDDRWLFPTILKAQSEGKSTDVVFRIYHTDGRLIWLRERTFPIADKEGKIYRVAGIVEDITESKQLEAERRRIEQAWQQSANHFRQIFELAPNGIALVDLQGRFIQVNDAFAQIVGYTPEELKHRQQLDILHPEDVNPLLEANEALLAGKVSVSQRQIRYTHRSGQVVHVLFQATLLTDEEGQPTQFLNQVIDISARVEAEIALKESEERFRQSFEWAPIAKAMTHVDGTYLQINAAFTETLGYTLEDLKGKTVLDITHPDDIATTLENSNRLLAGQVHQCEQEQRYIHKNGQIVYAILRITLVRTAQGDPSYFLSQILDITERKQAEAALRQSELSLRGIFQQSALGISIVDHRGHYLKVNPALEEILGYSAAELTHMSFCDLTHPEDIQEDWQLFQEVLNGQRDRYHLEKRYIHRSGKVVWCRLAVSAVRDPEGKNLFIIGICEDITEEKRAKLQIQAALQEKEVLLREIHHRVKNNLQIISSLLRLQADQIKSRKYARVFKDAGSRIQAMSLIHEGLYQSNNLAAVDLKQYLHNLISNLFHSYGVNPESIRANIRAEGIRLNLDDAVLCGLIINELVTNSLKYAFPKGRSGEIEIHFSQTRKYTQLRVSDNGVGLPPNFDFKETQSLGLQLVATLTDQLQGKIQLRSKPGTTFIITFPRSEP
- a CDS encoding response regulator, translating into MKRVPPLVKGSILVVEDEKIIAKDIANVLKKFGYAVPAIASSGEEAIRRLEEMPVDLVLMDIVLKGDIDGIEAAKRITERFNIPVVHLTAYADEDTLSRVKETRPFGYIIKPFKERELYTTIEIALHNHRQSLENRKLEEKRIEELRQKLQQLQQFTDVKGTLFKKFLQDLSEPLSNLSFALGLLKDAESEQKREHYLQVLEDEFRRELELIHQTSNLENLLNLENVGLLSQFSLLRPQEPSRSHRLEQEAPTPATTPSQESAGSAPAPSPTAATAPRAPLRPLNQTQLAERLGVVVSAITYWKFKTGFPEWSRSRDPEGISWRYSPDSKRFSPVP
- a CDS encoding septal ring lytic transglycosylase RlpA family protein — its product is MRNWKQLGQGLDPARKMGLVSCLCVTALGLPAGMLGGLTSRAQASTRTGSPNTRAAELSPASKLPPPATPSQPLPAAAAPVRTLPRIPQTPISGHEGLAPAKLGTLNLDPSLNRTRQAIPHRLEEDPILKIGEQRQQTSQPISTLYDYQMDGQQVVTVYVRDLPIVSFVEHPGLEPPLMRASTLVAQLNQMAQGSLKDTTITLGWADLELAEQGLGVPLYTIRANSEELLRIDAGVLLIDNQRPVDVAVLAANRLRRLLLDAPPISAPALPQPAALTAKAAVAGSKPKTAPQQEPAPVRVVGPVQEGIASWYDLHPTRHEMTAAHPTLPFGTEVRVTNLKNGRQAVVRINDRGPFIPGRIIDLSLRAAEVLGMVRSGLAPVRVEVVQR
- the purM gene encoding phosphoribosylformylglycinamidine cyclo-ligase — protein: MDYRSAGVDIDLGQAFVRGIRERVERIQVPSSGSSETLGGIGGFAGLFELPTGYQAPVLVAGTDGVGTKLDIAQQWGQHQGVGVDLVAMCANDVLTVGARPLFFLDYVATGKLEPEALWQVIDGILAGCQEAGCQLLGGETAEMPGFYPPGKYDLAGFCIGIVEKTAILDGSRVQLGDRLLALPSSGLHSNGYSLVRRIVADRGWRWDHRPPGWDRPLAEVFLTPTRIYVQAVQRLQAAGIAIHGMAHITGGGIPENLPRCLAPNQAARLQPHSWPIPQEFLWLQEQGQVETLEMFRTFNLGVGYVLVIPPEAENQVRSLLPEAFPIGEVVAACPGESRVLGLEQWGSLTSPAD